Proteins encoded within one genomic window of Salipaludibacillus agaradhaerens:
- a CDS encoding beta-glucosidase, protein MKYKEIINKMTLEEKASLMSGKDFWTTQEIERLGINSIFLADGPHGIRKQAEAADHLGLNESLPATCFPTAATVANSWNVKLGEKIGQYLGEEAVAQKVNVLLGPGINMKRDPLCGRNFEYFSEDPYHTGKLAAGYIKGIQSHGISACVKHFAANNQEERRMSIDTIVDERTLREIYLTAFEIAIKEGRTKTVMSSYNMVNGAYTNESIHLMREILRDEWDFDGVVVTDWGGSNDRVAGLLAGNELEMPTTAGETNQDIIKAIESGKIKEAVLDECVDRILDLIYTTEDVYSKSYSEEFNVKEHHKVAQEVAEESIVLLKNEGNLLPLKKGTKVVTIGDFAKNPRYQGAGSSIVNPTILDNTLESLDASELVNICYEPGFERYGKKNKKKITKACELAKEADVVLLYIGLDEATEAEGLDRQTMALPANQVALLQAIAQVNPNIVAILSSGAAIEMPWIDNVKGLVHGYLSGQAGAQAILRVLTGEVNPSGKLAETYPLRYEDTPAYHHFPGKEVSVEYRESMYIGYRYYDTANVNVRFPFGFGLSYTTFEYSGIQVDNDGVTFALSNTGDVAGMEIAQMYVTCQSDAIFRPKKELKGFTKVFLNPGETKSVTIPFDDKTFRYFNVKTNQWEIEEATYTIIVGASSTDCRLEHSLFVEGTHAPLPYDKEKLPSYYSGKANNVTEAEFEALLGGEVPVTTWDRTKPLGYNDTIAQCQYAKGWFARFSYRTISFAHWFLRRIGKRELANLIMMSVYHMPFRGVSRMTGGVINMPMLDGILLIVNGQFFKGTRHFLRERSKMLKLAKGE, encoded by the coding sequence GAGAGTCTTCCAGCAACATGCTTTCCAACTGCCGCTACGGTTGCGAATAGTTGGAATGTAAAACTAGGAGAGAAAATCGGCCAGTATCTCGGTGAAGAAGCAGTCGCGCAGAAAGTAAACGTCTTGCTTGGCCCCGGTATTAACATGAAAAGGGACCCATTGTGTGGAAGAAATTTTGAATACTTTAGTGAAGATCCATACCATACAGGTAAACTAGCGGCTGGTTATATTAAAGGCATTCAATCTCACGGTATTTCAGCATGTGTGAAACACTTTGCGGCGAATAATCAAGAAGAAAGGCGTATGTCTATTGACACCATCGTAGACGAAAGAACGTTAAGAGAAATCTACTTAACAGCTTTTGAAATCGCGATTAAAGAAGGCCGAACAAAGACGGTTATGTCCTCGTACAATATGGTCAATGGCGCCTACACAAATGAAAGCATCCACTTAATGCGCGAGATTCTACGAGATGAGTGGGATTTTGATGGCGTCGTTGTCACTGACTGGGGTGGAAGTAACGATCGTGTGGCAGGATTACTAGCAGGTAATGAATTGGAAATGCCCACAACAGCTGGAGAAACAAATCAAGACATTATTAAAGCAATTGAAAGTGGCAAAATCAAAGAGGCTGTATTAGATGAGTGTGTTGATCGGATACTTGATTTAATTTATACAACAGAAGACGTGTATAGTAAGTCGTACTCTGAAGAATTTAATGTGAAGGAGCATCATAAAGTTGCTCAAGAAGTAGCGGAAGAATCCATCGTCCTTCTTAAAAATGAAGGGAATTTGTTGCCGTTAAAAAAAGGGACGAAAGTGGTAACGATAGGCGATTTTGCTAAGAACCCAAGATATCAGGGAGCAGGTTCATCGATTGTCAACCCGACGATTTTAGATAATACGCTGGAAAGTTTAGATGCTTCTGAGTTAGTTAACATTTGCTATGAACCAGGTTTTGAACGTTATGGAAAGAAAAATAAGAAAAAAATCACGAAAGCGTGTGAACTTGCCAAAGAAGCAGATGTGGTTCTTTTGTATATTGGTCTAGACGAAGCGACAGAAGCGGAGGGGCTTGATAGACAAACGATGGCATTGCCGGCAAACCAAGTGGCGTTATTACAGGCGATAGCTCAAGTGAATCCGAATATAGTCGCCATACTCTCTAGTGGAGCCGCAATCGAAATGCCGTGGATCGATAACGTAAAAGGGTTAGTACACGGTTATTTAAGTGGTCAAGCAGGCGCTCAAGCGATTCTTAGAGTGTTAACAGGAGAAGTAAACCCTTCTGGTAAGCTAGCTGAAACATACCCACTCCGATATGAGGACACACCGGCTTATCATCATTTCCCAGGAAAAGAAGTGAGTGTGGAATATCGTGAAAGCATGTATATCGGGTATCGCTATTATGACACGGCAAATGTCAATGTCCGTTTTCCATTCGGATTTGGCCTAAGCTATACAACCTTTGAATATTCTGGTATTCAAGTTGATAACGACGGTGTTACATTTGCGTTGTCAAATACAGGGGATGTTGCTGGGATGGAAATTGCCCAAATGTATGTCACGTGCCAATCTGACGCTATTTTTAGACCGAAAAAGGAATTAAAAGGCTTTACAAAAGTATTTTTAAATCCTGGAGAAACAAAATCCGTGACGATTCCTTTTGATGATAAGACATTTCGCTATTTTAATGTGAAAACAAACCAGTGGGAAATTGAAGAAGCAACTTATACCATTATTGTTGGAGCTTCAAGTACGGATTGTCGACTAGAACATTCTCTTTTTGTTGAAGGGACACATGCACCACTTCCATATGACAAAGAAAAGCTTCCATCCTATTATTCTGGTAAAGCAAATAACGTGACGGAAGCTGAATTTGAAGCATTATTAGGGGGGGAAGTGCCGGTAACCACGTGGGACAGAACAAAGCCGTTAGGGTATAACGATACAATTGCGCAGTGTCAATATGCGAAAGGTTGGTTTGCGAGATTTAGTTATCGAACAATCTCCTTTGCTCATTGGTTTTTACGGAGAATCGGCAAGCGAGAATTGGCTAATCTTATCATGATGTCTGTCTATCATATGCCATTTAGAGGTGTGTCACGAATGACAGGGGGCGTCATCAATATGCCAATGCTTGATGGTATCTTGTTAATTGTCAATGGACAGTTTTTTAAAGGAACGCGCCACTTTCTGAGAGAAAGAAGTAAAATGCTAAAGTTGGCTAAAGGTGAATAA